In Rhodopirellula bahusiensis, the genomic stretch AAGTGGACCTATCAGGGCACGCTTCTGGCTGCTTGAGGATCTGGTGAAAATGAGGTCATCAAGCGGCACAAAATCGTTCCGGAGGCACTAGGTGGAAAGGTTGTTGCGAACCATGTTCCCTCGCAAAGTGGAACAATCCAGTGACGGCGTTTGTTCACCCGCCATTTTGCCGGCGGAGACTCGATATCAACTACGATGAGTTCATGACGCAAAGACACGACCTACCGGCACAAGTCCTTCCTCGTCGCGGGCAATCGATCCCGCCGGAGTTCTTTCGTGCAATCGCCGAAAGCACGGTGGACTGGGAAAGTTGGCAATCCGCCAACGGTCAGGTTGTGTGGGTGAACCAAGCGGTCGAGCGATTCACCGGATACACACCCAAAGAATGCCTCGCGATGGATGACTACCCATTGCCGATGATTGCCGCAGAAGATCGCGAACGCATGGGGCGTCACTTGGAGGAAGCATCCAAGGGGAGCACTGGAAACAACGTCGAGTTCAAAGTCTTGCATCGTGATCAATCCACCTCATGGGTCGCCGTATCTTGGCAGCCCATGACTGACCGCGAAGGCAATTCACTAGGATTCCGGGCAAGTTTTCGCGATGTGACCGAGCGTCGTCAAATGCGTGAACAACTGCGGGAACAGAACGCCGAATTGGAACACTTGGTACAGATGCGGACAGCCAAGATTGCTCAGCTAGAAAAGCATCGACTCAAGATGGAGAAGCTCGCCGCGCTGGGAGAACTTGCCGCCGGCGTCGCTCACGAGATCAACAACCCGCTGGCCGGGATTCGCAACGCATTTGCACTTTTGAAACGGCATCTGCCGTCGAATGTGAAGCACTACGACAAACTCGATTTGATCGATGGTGAGATTGAACGAATCCGTGGCATCACGCACCAGATGTTCCAACTGTATCGTCCGAGCCAACAGCTAGCGGTCATTTTTGATATTCGTCGGTGTTTGGACGAATTGATTTCCTTGGCGATGCCCATGTCACGAAAATGCAAAGTGGAGGTGCAACTGCGCTGCGAACCTTTGCCGGCCACAAACGAATTGGAAATGAATCAGGTTCTGCTTCGCGAAGGGGAGTTGAAACAGATCCTTTTGAATCTGATTCACAACGCGATTCAGGCCTCAGCGGCAGAGCAAACGGTGAGATTGGACGTGCGTGCTGATGGAGATCGATTGGTCGTGCGAGTCAACGATCATGGATGCGGAATTGAAGCGGACGTGATTGGTGCCATCTTTGATCCCTTTTTCAGCACGAAGACCACAACCGTTGGGCAAGGAATGGGATTGGGGCTCTCCGTCACTCGCGGATTGGTCGAAGCAATGCAGGGAACGATCGAAGTCACCAGTCAGCCAAACGAGGGCACGACGTTTTGCGTTCAACTTCCAAGACTTTTGAAGACGGAGCCGGAAGCGAAGTGATTACAAACACCATGCAGCGCATCTTGATCGCCGACGATGAACCGCTCTTTCGTGAAACGACGGCCGAATTTCTACGGGAGGAAGGTTTCGAGTGCCTGTGCGTTGAGGATGCGAACGATGCCATTTCCGTGTTGAATGAGCATCCGTTCGATTTGATCCTTTCCGACCTGAACATGCCGGGAAACCTGAAGTTCGAACTCCTGAAAGAAGGACGAACGAAACATTCCGATGTCCCGATGATCGTCATTACTGGAGCACCATCATTGCCTTCCGCTATCGAGAGCGTTCGCTTGGGCGTCACGGACTACTTGCTGAAGCCGGTGAAGTTGGAGGATCTGCTGATCGCGGTCCAACGTTCGCTTTCCCAGGCCGGTCAGCATCTGAAGAATGAACGAAGTGCGTCGTCAGATCCGGTGAATAGCGACACCGAGTCTGACGGTCCAACCTCGTGGCCGAATGAACTTGGAATTTTGGGCAACAGTTCGAAGATGCAAGAGGTTTTAGAGATCGTCGAGCGAGTTGCGATGAGCGACACCAACGTTCTGGTCACCGGCGAGAGCGGGACGGGAAAAGAAGTCATCGCCAATGCAATTCACCACCGAAGCCATCGCCGAGCGAACGCGATGCAGGTCATCGATTGCACATCCATTCCTGAGTCTCTGTTTGAGTCCGCCTTGTTTGGTCACATCAAAGGATCTTTCACCGGTGCGGTGAAAGATCAGGCGGGATTGTTGCGAGCGTGCGACAGAGGAACCGCATTCATTGACGAACTGGGTGAATTGCCATTGTCTTCGCAGGCCAAACTATTGCGAGTCATTCAGGAACAAACCTTCACCCCAGTCGGTGACAGTCAACCCATTCGTGTGAACACTCGATTTGTCTGCGCCACCAACCGCGACCTTCAGGCGGAAGTCGACGCGGATCGGTTTCGTCACGATTTGTATTACCGATTGGCGGTTGTGCACATTGAACTGCCGCCGCTGCGTGAACGTGGTGACGATGTGATTCTGTTGGCAAATGCGTTTCTGAAGAAGTATCAGCGTTCCGGTGATAGTCCGAGTTCGTTTGCCGCGGAAACGCTGGATTGCTTTCGGAACTATCGATGGCCGGGAAATATTCGTGAGCTTCGCAACGTTGTTGAGCGTTCGGTCGCTCTCGCGACGGACCGAGTCATTCAGCCGACCGATCTGCCCAAACCACTTCGAGATTCGCTCCACAATCCACAACCCGAAACATTGGATTTGGCTGAGGTGTCGCGAGACATCGCTCTCGACACGGCTGATCGTGCCTACTTGTTGCAACTGTTGGAAAAGCATCAAGGCGTCATAGCCAGCGCGGCACGCCAAGCCGGATTGTCTCGCCAAGGAATGAACAAGCTATTGAAGCGTCACAACATCGACGCCAACGACTTCCGCAGGTGAAAGTGCTTAAGCACGTGAGCGGGAGTCTTTGGGCTTGATCACGTAGCGGCGTCTCTCCGAGACGCTGTCATTTGCGAGTCTCAGAGAGACTCAACTACGTGAGGTTCTACCCGATCAATTCTGCCTACCTGCTTACGAGGAGAACCGCCTGCCTATCGCAAGACTTCATCGTCACATTGGGTCAGCTCGAGAGCACGTTTTTCCGGTTCGCTCAAAGATACTTTGTGTTTCGAAGCGTCGCCGGGTTGGAACAGGGACTCGTCCAATTTGCCGAACCGTTGCACGAGACAGATCAGGTCTTCTTCGCTGACGTCGACGAACGAATCCAACGAACGGATAGCTGACAGCACTTCCTCATGAGTAGGGTAGGCAACGGCGTTTTCATTCTCTTCTATCGCAACCGGTGATCGAAACAACCCAGCAGGGTACCGGCGCCAGCGGAACGGTGCGTTGATGAGAACTGCAAGGACGAGCATCAATGCGACGTTCGCCAAAATTGGGTAAAGCACATACGCGTATCCCAATTCGTGAACCGCTTCGCCTCCCATGACGGCAGTGAAAGCGGTCGCGCCTCCGGGAGGATGGATGCAGCGAAGTTGGTACATCAGGCCGATCGAAATTCCGACCGCGAGGGCGGTTGCCACGGCTGGGTTGCTGATCCACTGATAGCACGTCACGCCGACGCAAGCGGAGATCGTGTGTCCGGCGATCAAAGGCCACGGCTGAGACAACGGTCCGTGTGGGACCGCGTACAACAAAACCGCGCTGGCTCCCATGGAAGCGATCACGCCAGCCGCCGCCATCGTTGGCAGGCAAAGACTGGTGACATAGAAGACGCAGTAGATTGCGCAGGCAGAACCTACTGCCGAAATGAGTTTTTCGTGCTGGCTGACTTCAACAAGTTCGACGCCTAGCCATCTGCTTCCTAGCATTTGGGAATCACGTTGTTGCGTGGAGTGACCGAATGCATCGCCACGCCATGTCCGCTCATGGTGGGTCGCTGCGCTGGTCGGCCAGTCAGACTAGGCGAAACTGGTTTTGCGTCAAGCCGCAGAGCGTGTGTAGTCCAAACTACTCTGCAATCGAACCACCGGATGTGGCGGGATTCACGCACTGTATCACGGGTGGTTCTGCTTCGCGGCATGGGTAGCAACGTCGGTATGATCGGACAGATCGGCCTCCGAAATGGTCCATTTGCTAGTCGCAACGCAATCCGCACCAACCGCGTCGTTTACCACGTGCAAAGTTCTTACTCAATAGAGTGGGCACGCAACGATCTTTAGCGACCAGCATGGTCGTCAGCCTGCCCGAGTCGAACAGTGCCTTGTCGTTAGGTCGATCGCATCCATGGGTTGGAAAATTGCTCTCTCAATGCTGCTCTTGCCAGGGTTGATAGGAATGACACAGCTGGTTTCGTACTCCAGTCAACCTGGCCACGTCGGCCAGTCCGTGCCGGAGTTGTTGCCGTGCAGCTTGTTAGGAGAGGAATCATTCCGAGGTGCTGATCAAACAACGGTTTTGATCTTTTATCATCCGCATTGCCCATGCACGCGAGCGACGATTCGATGCATGGAAAGGATGATCGCATCATTCGCGTCGCAACCAAACATCGTCGCATACGCATTCATTCCATCCGGCAAAACTGATAGTTGGATTGAATCGGAAACGACTGACAAATTGCGGTCGTTTGGCAATGTATCCATTGTTGCTGACCATGATGCGAAGGCATCTCGGCAGTTTGATGTAGCAACATCGGGACATGTGCTCGTCTACAACGACGCAAAGCTGAGATTCAGCGGTGGTATCACACCTTCACGTGGGCACGAGGGAACCTGCGACTCCGGCGCCGCGTTCCTGAACAGCATCAACGGCGAATCAAACCAGCGTGTTGAATGGCCGGTCTTTGGATGTGCAATCGTTAGCCCCAGCGAAGGTGCCTGATCATGCAAAGTCCAGCGGGCATCGCAGCAACAAACGAATTGTTTCAAAAACGCTACGAGCATGAATGCTTGTGGGTCCACCGATTCATGACCTGGATCATGATCGGACAGTGGGCGTTGGGATTGGCATTCGCCGCGTTCCTTTCACCACTGACATGGATTGGACAACGCAACGAGGTCCACGTTCACGTTTGGGCAGCGTTTCTGATCGGAATGTCCTTGTCCGGATTCGCGATTCTGTGGATGCGGATGTTTCCTCGTGAAGCATCGACACGCCATGTCGTCGCGGTCGTGCAAATGCTTTGGTCGGCGTTGCTGATTCACTTGTCCGGTGGCCGGATCGAAACTCACTTTCACGTTTTTGCTTCGCTCGCGATTCTTAGCATCTATCGGGATTGGCGGATTCTGATCAGTGCCACGGCGGTCGTCGCGATGGATCACTTCGTCCGGGGCGTGTTTTATCCTTTGTCAGTCTTTGGCATTATGACCGAGAGTCCGTACCGGTGGATGGAACATGCTGCCTGGGTACTGTTCGAAGTCGCATTCTTAGCACCGGGTTGCTACCGGTTGAGGAA encodes the following:
- a CDS encoding RedB translates to MIASFASQPNIVAYAFIPSGKTDSWIESETTDKLRSFGNVSIVADHDAKASRQFDVATSGHVLVYNDAKLRFSGGITPSRGHEGTCDSGAAFLNSINGESNQRVEWPVFGCAIVSPSEGA
- a CDS encoding sigma-54-dependent transcriptional regulator; the encoded protein is MITNTMQRILIADDEPLFRETTAEFLREEGFECLCVEDANDAISVLNEHPFDLILSDLNMPGNLKFELLKEGRTKHSDVPMIVITGAPSLPSAIESVRLGVTDYLLKPVKLEDLLIAVQRSLSQAGQHLKNERSASSDPVNSDTESDGPTSWPNELGILGNSSKMQEVLEIVERVAMSDTNVLVTGESGTGKEVIANAIHHRSHRRANAMQVIDCTSIPESLFESALFGHIKGSFTGAVKDQAGLLRACDRGTAFIDELGELPLSSQAKLLRVIQEQTFTPVGDSQPIRVNTRFVCATNRDLQAEVDADRFRHDLYYRLAVVHIELPPLRERGDDVILLANAFLKKYQRSGDSPSSFAAETLDCFRNYRWPGNIRELRNVVERSVALATDRVIQPTDLPKPLRDSLHNPQPETLDLAEVSRDIALDTADRAYLLQLLEKHQGVIASAARQAGLSRQGMNKLLKRHNIDANDFRR
- a CDS encoding HPP family protein; translation: MLGSRWLGVELVEVSQHEKLISAVGSACAIYCVFYVTSLCLPTMAAAGVIASMGASAVLLYAVPHGPLSQPWPLIAGHTISACVGVTCYQWISNPAVATALAVGISIGLMYQLRCIHPPGGATAFTAVMGGEAVHELGYAYVLYPILANVALMLVLAVLINAPFRWRRYPAGLFRSPVAIEENENAVAYPTHEEVLSAIRSLDSFVDVSEEDLICLVQRFGKLDESLFQPGDASKHKVSLSEPEKRALELTQCDDEVLR
- a CDS encoding two-component system sensor histidine kinase NtrB, with amino-acid sequence MTQRHDLPAQVLPRRGQSIPPEFFRAIAESTVDWESWQSANGQVVWVNQAVERFTGYTPKECLAMDDYPLPMIAAEDRERMGRHLEEASKGSTGNNVEFKVLHRDQSTSWVAVSWQPMTDREGNSLGFRASFRDVTERRQMREQLREQNAELEHLVQMRTAKIAQLEKHRLKMEKLAALGELAAGVAHEINNPLAGIRNAFALLKRHLPSNVKHYDKLDLIDGEIERIRGITHQMFQLYRPSQQLAVIFDIRRCLDELISLAMPMSRKCKVEVQLRCEPLPATNELEMNQVLLREGELKQILLNLIHNAIQASAAEQTVRLDVRADGDRLVVRVNDHGCGIEADVIGAIFDPFFSTKTTTVGQGMGLGLSVTRGLVEAMQGTIEVTSQPNEGTTFCVQLPRLLKTEPEAK